In Rubrivirga marina, the following are encoded in one genomic region:
- a CDS encoding helix-turn-helix domain-containing protein: MTDFAGVIQELVRTTSEQVAERTARRLLNELVPHLRRSPGRPSIGFLTNREAQAALGVSKATLARWRKDGTLAHSKVGQNVYYAIADVEGLLASRRVRREG; encoded by the coding sequence ATGACCGACTTCGCCGGAGTCATTCAGGAGCTAGTCCGCACCACGTCAGAGCAGGTCGCGGAGCGGACGGCCCGACGCCTCCTCAACGAACTCGTCCCCCACCTTCGGCGATCGCCGGGCCGGCCCTCAATCGGGTTCCTCACGAACCGCGAGGCGCAGGCCGCCTTGGGGGTGTCGAAGGCGACCCTCGCGAGGTGGAGGAAGGACGGGACGCTCGCGCACTCGAAGGTCGGGCAGAACGTGTACTACGCGATCGCCGACGTCGAGGGGCTCCTCGCTAGCCGCCGCGTCCGGCGCGAGGGGTAA